The DNA segment CAACGCCGTTATCCCCCCGGCAAGAATGCCCGCTCACTGATTTATCGTTCGGTTTCCGTCACCCAAAGCTGGCGGAAACCGTCAACCTCTTCCATCCACGCGATTAACGCCCCATCCGGCGAAAAAACAACGGCGTCCGCGGAAGGCGGGCTGTCATGACTCGCCGTTAAAAAGGCGATTGCTCCGCTCTGCGCGTCGCAGCAGGCAATGCGGTTTTCCAGCACAAACCCCAACCACCGGCCTGACGGGTGCCAGTTGAACGCTGACTGAATATCGGTCGCGTTATGCGTAAGCTGGCGCGGCTCTCCCCCCTGCGCCGGGATCAGCCAGAGCTGAACAATACCGCGATCATCGCGCATCAAAAACGCAATGTCCGTGGCTTGCGGGTTACTCCGCACCCAATGTCGCGGAACGTTTACCAGCCCAGGGAAAACGCGATCGTGCGTAAAGGTCAGACGGCGCTGAACAACGCCCGCAGGCGGCGCAGGCAGCGTTGATTCTGTTCCGGTCAGCGGCATATCGCCTGCCTGTTTCCAGCCTTTTTCATCCTGCGGCAACGCCACCAGAAACAGCTCCGGCACTTTTTCACCCTTCGCCGACAAGGTATCGCCAATAAACGCCAGCGCATGATCGCCTACCCAACCCTCTTCGTAGGCGCGGTTAATGTCATCGCTGCCTGGCCGTGGCGCCGGCGTGGTCTGGCTCACTAACACGCACCAGTGGCTGCCGCTGTACTCCCGAGGATGCTGAACCGCCACCGTAACCGGGCCATACGGCACCGCAACGCCGACGTTACGCAAGTCCAGCGCCGGATCGCGCTCACGCAGTACATGGTCGTTATAGGTGAAGCTGACACGCTCGCCGTTCGGACTGAATACATGCACATGGCTGCCGCCGCGCAGCGCGCCGGGCGTATACGGCACGGTGATGTCCATTGCATCCAGATTCGTCACGCGGTTTTGCGCCGCTATCACGCCGCGACGATGGTGGAAATCATAATGCCACGTCTCGTCCGGGTTCTCCGGGCCATGAATGAACACATAGCGATCGTCTTGTGGATGAACGGTCACCACGCCAACGTGCGCGCCCTGCGTAGCGCGATAAATGACCTCAATCTCGCCAGTCCGTACGTTGACGCGCTCAATCGTCTCACCGGTAAACGAGGCGCCTGACGGACGCACATCAAAAACCAGCCACTGGCTGTCCGCCGTCCAGGTGTTGGTATTCGTAAGCTGATGATGACGCGAAGCGAAAGTGATTTGTTTCATGGAGATACCCTGATGCGCGGTTTTCGCATCAGGGTATAGCATTGGAAGAAATTAGCCTACCCGTTTAACGTCGCCGACCAGCAGGATATAAGAGAGATCCATTTGGGGAGGGTAGCTACCGCTTTTAAAAACTCAGAATATTAACTTACTAACAGTCATGTTATTGCGATATTTAACTAAAATGTTGGCAACAAAAAGTGAATTCAGGATGCTGCTAATGATAATACAGGTGATAATGAGTTTCATTCGCGATTATGGTTTGTTAACATACCTGCCTGTTATAAACCAGTCTGCATCAATAAAATGGCCAGTGAAGGCCTCTTCCAGGCAGAGATATGCGAAAAAAAATAATCCTGACTTCTTTGATAGCGTTAGCCAGTCTGAGCCTGAGCTCCTGTAGCCAGCCTGCATCAATAAACCAGAATAAACCATTACAAACAGCCTGTGTTTCTGACGGGCAAATAGTTGATTTAAAAAGCAATAAAACCATTACCAAACAAGAGCTTTTGGCTGAGCTTGCCGTTGCCCGGCAGCTTATTATTGGCGAAAAACACGATAATGCCGGACATCATCAGATTGAGCTCTGGCTTATTCAAAACCTGCCCACCCGGCGACCACAGGGGAGTGTGCTGCTTGAGATGCTAACGGCAGACCAGCAGCCCCGCGTTAACCAGGTTAAACGCTGGCTGAAAGATGATCCCGTGGTCCGGGATGGCCGTATTCAGGAACTGCTTAACTGGCAAAAAGGGTGGCCCTGGGAGATGTATGGCGACATAGTCATGCAGGCATTACGTGCGCCTTACCCTCTGCTCAATGCCAACATTGACCGGGATCGGGTAATGGCGCTGTACAAAAAAAACGAATTTCCTGAAGGGAAAAAATCCACAGCACCTGCGGTACAAGAAGCTCTGCGCGAAACCATCATAGCCATGCATGAAGGCAACATTGAAGGCCAGCAACTGGCGTCAATGCTCTCTGTTCAGCAACAGCGGGATCGCTACATGGCCCGCCAGCTTCTGGATGCCCCGGCTCCATCGTTGTTGATTGCAGGAGGTTATCACGCGTCAAAAAGTATCGGCGTACCGTTACACATAGAAGATCTCGCCCCCGGCACCCAGCCTGTGGTGTTGATGCTCGCAGAAAAAGGGATGAACATCACCGTAGATCATGCTGACTACGTGTGGTTCGTGACGCCAGACACTGCAAAACGGTAAACCATGGATGATGAATATTCTCTACCTTCCACGACCGGCAAAATGGAGCGGCTGGTTTATCTGTTCACTGCTGCTTCATGGACTGCTTTTCCTTGCGTTTGTCTGGCGGTTTTCCGACGTACAGCCCGCCACGCCTCCTGCCCCGGCGATAATGCTGCAATGGGCCGATAATATAGAGGCTCCTTCTTCTCCTCTTCCGCTTCCGGTGGGAATCGCTCAGCAGGAATCCGCAGCGGCAGAAGAAAAGCAGCAGGCTGAGGACAGGCAGCAGCGTCCTGTCACTGAAGACAGGGATGCGACCATTGAAATAACCAGGAAGAAAAAGGCATCCGACGGGGAAAAGAAAAAGCCACGTCCGCCACGTAAGATAAAGGATCAAACCAGCGACAGCAGCCACGCAGCCGTTTCCAGTAATGCCGCGCCTCAGGCCCCGGTCGAATCATCCCGTATTGCTGCGCCTTTCAACAGCGACTCAGCGAAGCGAGACAATTCCGGTGCATCCTGGGAAAGCAGAGTGAAAGGCCACCTTAACCGTTATAAACGTTACCCAGGCGATGCCAGAAAACGCGCACGAACCGGCACAGCCATAGTGACTTTTACCGTTAACGCACAAGGCACCGTTGTCAGTAATTCTCTGGCAACGTCTTCAGGAACCCTCTCTCTCGATCGCGAAGCTGTTGCCGTTTTAGAACGCGCTCAACCACTTCCCAGACCACCAGCTGAAATATTAGAGGGAGGCTTCTTTAAAGTAAAAATGCCGATTACCTTTGATCTGACGGAGTTAAGGGAAAATTAGCGACTCTGGTTCGTTTAACTGAAATTTGATATTCATTTTTATGCTGAACATTTTATCAGACTTCACTGCTGTCGAAAAAATCAAGAAAACGTCAGAGAAGTTTTATTAAAAAAATAAACAAAGATCTGGATCTTTTATTTATTACGATACTTCTAAGGATATGTATGAACATTATTAAACTGGCCATCGGCTCAGGCATATTATTGCTCAACTGCGGTGCTTACGCACAATCCATCAGTGAAAAAACAGGTACCGATAAAAAAGGAGCGGCAGAATTCAGCCCGCTCAACGTTTCTATCGGGAAGACGACCAGTGAGCAGGAGGCTCTTGAGAAAACAGGCGCGACCAGTTCCCGGACAACGGACAAAAACCTGCAATCACTCGACGCAACGCTGCGCAGCATGCCCGGTACTTATACCCAAATCGATCTAGGCCAGGGAGCAGTAAGTGTGAATATTCGCGGCATGAGCGGATTTGGCCGCGTAAACACTATGGTGGACGGTATCACCCAAAGTTTTTACGGCTCCTCAACCTCCGGTACCACTGCACATGGCTCAACCAACAATATGGCTGGCGTACTTATCGACCCTAATTTTCTGGTAGCAGTTGATGTTACGCGCGGCGACAGCAGTGGCCCGGCAGGAGTCAACGCCCTGGCCGGTAGTGCAAACATGCGTACTATTGGCGTTGACGATGTGATATTTAACGGTAATACATATGGCCTTCGTTCACGTTTCTCAGTCGGCAGCAATGGGCTTGGGCGCAGCGGAATGATCGCCGTCGGTGGAAAAACCGACGCTTTTACGGATACAGGCAGCGTTGGCGTTATGGCCGCTGTGAGCGGCAGTTCTGTTTACTCTAATTTCTCAAATGGCTCTGGAATTAACAGCAAAGAGTTTGGTTATGATAAATATATGAAGCAGAACCCCAAATCCCAACTGTATAAAATGGATATCAGACCAGACGAATTTAACAGCTTCGAACTTTCCGCTCGAACCTATGAAAATAAATTTACACGTCGTGATATAACCAGTGACGACTATTACATTAAATATCATTACACCCCTTTTTCTGAATTAATTGACTTTAACGTAACGGCCAGTACCAGCCGCGGTAATCAAAAGTATCGTGATGGCTCGCTGTATACTTTCTACAAAACCTCAGCGCAAAATCGTTCTGACGCGCTGGATATCAACAATACCAGCCGGTTCACTATCGCGGACAATGACCTGGAGTTTATGCTGGGCAGCAAACTGATGCGTACCCGCTATGACCGAACCATTCACTCAGCGGCGGGCGACCCGAAAGCGAATCAGGAAGCGATCGAGAACAATCCGTTCGCACCCTCCGGCCAGCAGGATATTTCAGCGCTGTATACCGGGCTGAAGGTTACGCGCGGCATCTGGGAGGCAGATTTCAATCTCAACTACACACGTAACAGGATCACAGGGTACAAGCCCGCCTGCGATTCACGCGTTATCTGCGTGCCACAGGGTAGCTACGATATTGACGATAAGGAGGATGGCTTCAACCCTTCAGTTCAGCTTTCTGCTCAGGTAACACCATGGCTTCAGCCGTTCATTGGCTACAGCAAATCCATGCGCGCCCCGAACATCCAGGAGATGTTCTTCTCTAATTCAGGAGGCGCATCCATGAACCCATTCCTGAAGCCTGAACGTGCAGAAACCTGGCAGGCGGGTTTTAACATTGATACCAGAGATTTACTGGTCGAACAGGATGCCCTGCGCTTTAAGGCTCTGGCGTACCGCAGCAGGATCCAGAACTACATCTACAGCGAGTCTTATCTGGTTTGTTCTGGAGGTCGTAAATGCAGTATGGCTGAGGTGATTGGCAATGACTGGGAGGGCATGAGCGATGAATACAGCGACAATATGTACATCTACGTTAACTCGGCAAGCGACGTTATCGCAAAGGGCTTCGAACTGGAGATGGATTATGATGCAGGTTTTGCTTTTGGCCGACTCTCTTTCAGCCAGCAGCAAACAGACCAGCCAACCTCCATCGCCAGCACCTACTTTGGCGCAGGGGATATGACCGAACTGCCCAGAAAATACATGACGCTGGATACCGGTGTTCGCTTCTTCGATAACGCGTTGACCCTGGGCACTATCATAAAATACACAGGCAAAGCTCGTCGCCTGTCGCCTGATTTTGAGCAGGACGAACATACCGGCGCAATAATCAAACAGGATTTGCCGCAGATCCCAACGATTATCGATCTCTATGGTACTTACGAGTACAACCGCAATCTGACACTGAAACTTTCGGTACAAAACCTGATGAACAGAGATTATTCGGAGGCGCTGAATAAGCTCAACATGATGCCAGGTCTTGGTGACGAGACCCACCCAGCCAATTCCGCGCGTGGCAGAACATGGATATTTGGCGGGGACATTCGTTTCTGATGACAATTTCCGCCAGGTTCAGACAGTACGTTTTCTCTCTTATGTCAATTTTATTGCAGGAACGAAAAATGAATATTTTCACTTTATCCAAAGCACCGCTATACCTGTTAATTTCACTATTTTTACCCACGATGGCCATGGCTATCGATCCACCTGAACGCGAACTTTCGCGATTTGCCTTGAAAACGAATTACCTTCAGTCCCCTGATGAAGGCGTCTATGAACTGGCGTTTGATAATGCCAGTAAAAAGGTGTTTGCAGCAGTCACCGATCGTGTAAATCGTGAAGCCAATAAAGGCTATCTGTATTCGTTTAATTCAGATTCGCTGAAAGTCGAAAATAAATACACGATGCCATACCGGGCATTTTCGCTGGCGATAAATCAGGATAAACATCAGCTCTATATCGGACACACCCAGTCAGCGTCCCTGCGTATCAGTATGTTTGACACCTCAACCGGCAAACTGGTAAGAACCAGCGACAGGTTAAGTTTTAAAGCGGCAAACGCTGCAGATTCGCGTTTTGAGCATTTGCGCCATATGGTTTACAGCCAGGATTCCGATACCCTGTTTGTGAGTTATAGCAATATGCTGAAAACGGCCGAGGGCATGAAGCCTCTGCATAAGCTGTTAATGCTCGACGGGACGACGCTTGCCTTAAAAGGCGAGGTTAAGGATGCTTACAAAGGTACAGCGTATGGTCTGACGATGGATGAAAAAACACAGAAAATCTACGTTGGCGGAAGAGATTACATCAACGAAATTGATGCGAAAAATCAGACGCTGCTGCGTACCATCCCGTTGAAAGATCCGAGACCACAAATCACAAGTGTGCAGAACCTGGCGGTGGACTCCGCTTCTGACCGTGCCTTTGTGGTGGTATTCGACCATGACGATCGCTCCGGTACAAAAGATGGACTCTATATTTTTGACTTACGCGACGGTAAACAGCTTGGCTATGTGCACACAGGAGCCGGAGCTAACGCGGTGAAATACAATCCGAAATATAACGAACTGTATGTCACCAACTTCACCAGCGGCACCATCAGCGTAGTGGATGCCACCAAATACAGCATCACCCGTGAATTTAACATGCCAGTCTACCCAAACCAGATGGTGTTATCGGACGACATGGATACCCTTTACATTGGCATCAAAGAAGGCTTTAACCGCGACTGGGATCCAGATGTGTTTGTAGAAGGGGCTAAAGAACGCATTCTGAGCATTGATTTGAATAAGTCGTGATCGGACCGTTCCCCCGTCAAACTGGCCGGGGGAACGGCAAACCAGCGAAGTACTGTAGTCCGCCGCGTCAGCGGGTTCCCGGATGGCGGTTTCTCTTAATCCAGGCCAGCCACTTAATTCAGCACAAATTTCTCAATTGCGTATGCCACACCGTCTTCCAGGTTGGATTTAGTGACAAAATTAGCCACCTCTTTCACCGACGGAATCGCGTTGTCCATCGCCACCCCCATGCCTGCATATTCGATCATCGCGATGTCGTTTTCCTGATCGCCAATCGCCATGATTTCTTCCGGCTTGATCCCCAGCGCATCGGCCAGCGACTTCACGCCAGTGCCTTTATTGACGCGTTTATCCAGGATTTCGAGGAAGTACGGCGCACTTTTTAACACGGTATATTTCTCTTTTACTTCCGCCGGAATACGCGCAATGGCCTGATCAAGGATGACGGGTTCATCAATCATCATCACTTTCAGGAACTGCGTTGCCGGGTCCATTTTCTCCGCTTCACAGAACACCAGCGGAATGGTGGCGACATAGGATTCATGTACGGTGTAGTAGCTGATATCACGGTTTGCGGTGTACAGCGTGTTGCGATCCAGCGCGTGGAAGTGTGAGCCGACTTCGCGGGACAACTTCTCCAGAAAGCGGTAATCGTCATAGCTCAGCGCCGTTTGCGCAACGGTACTGCCATCGCCCGCTTTCTGCACCAGCGCGCCATTGTAGGTGATGCAGTAGTCGCCGGGTTGTTCCATGTGAAGCTCTTTCAGATAGCTATGGACACCCGCATACGGACGGCCAGTGGTCAGCACCACGTTAACGCCACGGGCGCGCGCGGCGGCAATCGCCGTTTTTACCGCAGGTGAAATGGTGTGATCGGGCAGCAAAAGGGTGCCATCCATATCGATAGCAATGAGTTTGATAGCCATGAGTTCCCCGGATTAAATGAGTCCGTCCTCATGCTAACGCGATTCCGCTCAAAAAACAGCAACGAAAAGGGGGATAGAAAGGGGAACCAGGATTCCCCTTTTGCAGATCGGTTGTAGGCCGGATAAGGCCTAAGCCGCCATCCGGCAAAGGCTGACGAACAGCCTGATGGCGCTTCGCTTATCAGGCCTACAGGAGAGGCCTACAAGCTGATTAGATATCGATGTTTGCCGCTTTCAGGGCGTTCTCTTCGATAAAGGCGCGACGCGGTTCAACGGCATCGCCCATCAGCGTAGTGAACAGCTGGTCGGCGGCAATCGCATCTTTCACGGTGACGCGCAGCATACGACGGCTTTCCGGGTCCATCGTGGTTTCCCACAGCTGATCCGGGTTCATCTCGCCCAGACCTTTATAGCGCTGAATCGCCAGGCCACGACGGGACTCTTTCACCAGCCACTCCAGCGCCTGCTCGAAGCTCGCAACCGGCTGACGGCGCTCACCGCGTTCAATGAACGCATCGTCTTCGATCAGACCGCGCAGCTTCTCGCCGAGCGTGCAGATGCGACGGTATTCGCCGCCGGTAACAAACTCGTGATCCAGCGGATAGTCGGTATCCACGCCGTGGGTACGCACGCGAACAATCGGCTCGAACTGCTGCTGTTCGGCGTTCTCGCGAACGTCAAACTTCCACTGGCTGCCGTGCTGCTCTTTCTCGTTCAGCTCGGTAATCAGCGCGTTCACCCAACGGGTGACAGCCTGTTCGTTGCTAAGATCGGCTTCCGTCAGCGTCGGCTGATAAACCAGCTCTTTCAGCAGCGCTTTCGGGAAGCGACGCTCCATGCGGCCAATCATTTTCTGCGTCGCGTTGTAATCAGAAACCAATTTTTCTAACGCTTCGCCCGCCAGTGCCGGTGCGCTGGCATTGGTGTGCAGCGTTGCGCCATCCAGAGCGATGGAGATCTGGTACTGATCCATCGCTTCATCGTCTTTAATGTACTGTTCCTGCTTGCCTTTCTTCACTTTGTACAGCGGCGGCTGCGCAATGTAGACGTGACCGCGCTCGACGATTTCCGGCATCTGACGATAGAAGAAGGTCAACAGCAGCGTACGGATGTGCGAGCCATCGACGTCCGCATCGGTCATGATGATGATGCTGTGATAGCGCAGTTTATCCGGGTTGTACTCGTCACGACCGATGCCGCAGCCCAGTGCGGTGATCAGCGTCGCCACTTCCTGGGAAGAGAGCATCTTGTCGAAGCGCGCTTTCTCCACGTTGAGGATTTTACCCTTCAGCGGCAGAATCGCCTGGTTCTTGCGGTTACGACCCTGTTTAGCAGAGCCGCCCGCGGAGTCCCCTTCCACAAGGTACAGTTCAGACAGCGCCGGGTCGCGTTCCTGACAATCCGCCAGTTTACCCGGCAGACCCGCCAGATCCAGCGCGCCTTTACGACGCGTCATTTCACGCGCACGACGCGCGGCTTCACGCGCACGCGCCGCATCGATAATTTTGCCGACCACGATTTTAGCGTCGGACGGGTTTTCCAGCAGGTATTCGCTCAGCAGCTCGTTCATCTGCTGTTCCACCGCCGATTTCACCTCGGAAGAGACCAGTTTATCTTTGGTCTGGGAGGAGAATTTCGGGTCCGGCACCTTCACGGAAACCACGGCAATCAGGCCTTCACGCGCATCGTCGCCGGTGGCGCTGACTTTGGCTTTCTTGCTGTAGCCTTCTTTATCCATATAGGCGTTCAGGGTACGGGTCATCGCCGCACGGAAGCCTGCAAGGTGCGTACCGCCGTCACGCTGCGGAATGTTGTTGGTAAAGCAGTAGATGTTTTCCTGGAAACCGTCGTTCCACTGCAATGCCACTTCCACGCCGATACCGTCTTTTTCGGTGGAGAAGTAGAAGATATTCGGGTGGATCGGCGTTTTGTTCTTGTTGAGGTACTCAACAAACGCTTTGATGCCGCCTTCGTAGTGGAAATGATCTTCTTTGCCGTCGCGCTTGTCTTTCAGACGAATAGAGACGCCGGAGTTCAGGAAGGACAGCTCACGCAGACGCTTAGCCAGAATTTCGTATTCAAATTCGGTGACGTTGGTGAAGGTTTCCAGGCTCGGCCAGAAACGCACCATCGTACCGGTTTTATCAGTTTCGCCAGTCACCGCCAGCGGCGCCTGCGGTACGCCATGCTCATAGATCTGACGGTGGATTTTGTTATCGCGCTGGATAACCAGTTCCAGTTTCTGGGACAGGGCGTTAACCACGGAAACACCCACGCCGTGCAGACCGCCGGACACTTTATAGGAGTTATCGTCAAATTTACCGCCCGCGTGCAGCACGGTCATGATCACTTCCGCAGCAGAAACGCCCTCTTCCGGGTGAATACCGGTCGGGATGCCACGCCCGTCATCCTGCACGGATACGGAGTTATCGGCATGAATGGTGACGATAATGTCTTTACAGTGACCCGCGAGCGCTTCGTCGATAGCGTTATCTACCACCTCGAATACCATGTGGTGCAGACCGGTGCCGTCATCCGTGTCGCCGATATACATACCCGGGCGCTTACGCACCGCATCCAGCCCTTTCAGGACTTTGATACTGGAGGAGTCATAAGAATTCGACATCAACGTTTCTCGCTCAATTTATCTTGGGTTAATCCGTTATTTTACCCTTTTCCACGGTGAACATCTTCGAATTTTTGTCCGACATGTCCAGAACGTGTTCAGCGCTGATTGCGCTGACAAAGACCTGTGATTGCGTCGCTTTCAAGCGGCTGGCCAGCAGCCCGCGACGCGCATCATCAAGTTCAGAGGCAAAATCATCTATCAGGTAGAGACACCGCCGCCCGCTTTCACGGGTGAGGAACTCCCCTTGCGCCAGTCGTAAAGCGCACATCAGCAGTTTAAGCTGCCCACGCGATAAGGTATCTTCCACCGGCGCACCGTCAGCACGAATGCGGAAATCCGCTTTGTGCGGGCCATGCGCAGTGTAGGTCAACATGCGATCGCGTTCGAAGCTCCGCTCCAGCACCTCGGCATAATCCGTCTCTTTTTCCCAACCGCGCTGAAAAGAGAAGGTGAGGGAGAACTCCGGTAGAAATTGCTGGCAGGTATCCGCCATATCCTGCGCAATACCAGCACTGTACTCAGCACGCCAGGTACTGATTTGTTCCGCGAGAGGAATCAACTCCTTATCCCACGGACGCAATTGTTCATAACGGCTTACCTGGCGCAGCGCCGCGTTGCGCTGCTTGAGCAACCGCTTCAGGTTGCTCCAGGCGGTAAAAAAACCGACTTCGTTGTGAAAGCATCCCCAGTCAAGGAACGCTCTTCTGTATTTGGGGCCGCCGTTGAGTAAAGTAAACCCCTCAGGGGTAATCAACTGCATCGGCATCAGGTGCGCCAGCTCCGCCACTTTGTGACCGTCGGTGCCGTCGATGCGCACTTTGCTGTCGCCTAGCTTGTCTTTCGTCAGGCCGATGGCGGTTTCGCGCTCTTCCCCTTGCAAACGTCCGTGGAGGACAAACGACTCCTGTTCGTGACGAATGACGCGGCCAATCTGCAAACTGCGAAACGCCCGGCCGTGGCCGAGCGTATAGATGGCCTCCAGCACGCTGGTTTTGCCGCTACCGTTTGCGCCAACCAGGAAGTTAAAGCCGGGGGATAAAGCGAGATCCGCATTTTCAATATTGCGAAAGTCGCGGATCAACAGGCGGGTGAGCGACATTACAGTCTCATTGGCATCACAACATACGCAGCACTTTGAGACGCCGCATCTTCAATCTGTACGCTGGAAACGGAGTCTGTCAGCAGAATACGCACGGTTTCACATTTCAGCGCGTTCAGCACATCGAGCACGTAGCTGACGTTAAAACCGATCTCCATCTCAGTACCGCCGTAGGTGACGTCCAGAATTTCTTCCGCTTCTTCCTGTTCCGGGTTGTTGGCGGTGATTTTGAGTTGGTTTTCGCTCACATACAGGCGTACGCCACGGAATTTCTCGTTGGAGAGAATCGCCGCGCGGGCAAACGCCTGCTTGAGAATATCGCAACCCGCTTCCAGCGTTTTGTCCGGGTTCTTCGGCAATACGCGGCGATAATCCGGGAAACGACCATCAACCAGCTTGGACGTAAAGATAAAATCACCGACGTGGGCACGGATGTTGTTACTGCCGATCTGTACGCGCAGCGGGGTTTCGCCGCCGTCGAGCATACGCATCAGCTCAATCACGCCTTTACGCGGCACAATCACCGAATGGTTAGGCAGAGATTGCCCGACCGGCATAGAGCAGACCGCCAGACGGTGACCGTCGGTCGCGACGGTACGCAACTCTTCACCTTCAGTCTCAAACAGCATGCCGTTTAAGTAGTAACGAACGTCCTGATGCGCCATTGAGAACTGGGTGGCTTCAATCAGGCGCTTCATCGTTGCCTGCGGCAGGGTGAATTCGACTTCGCTCTGCCAGTCATCCAGATTAGGGAAATCGGCGGCAGGCAGCGTGGAAAGCGAGAAACGGCTACGCCCGGAGCGCACCAGCATCCGATCGCCTTCCAGCTGGACGGCAATTTCAGCCCCTTCCGGCAAGCCACGGCAGATATCAAAGAATTTCCGCGCCGGGACGGTAGTTGCGCCTGGTTCATGAGGTTGAATCAACGCAACGCGCGCCACCATTTCCATTTCAAGATCGGTGCCCGTCAGCGACAGCGTACCGTCAGCCACCTGCAACAGCAGGTTACCGAGAATGGGCAGCGTAGGACGACCGCCCAGCGGGCCACTGACCTGCTGAAGCGGTTTTAATAAATGTTCACGTTCAACGGTAAATTTCATAGCGTCACGAAGATAATGTTCTGATTAAGTTTGAGAAATCTTCTTTAATATCATGGCTTTCTTCACGCAACTGCTCAATCTTACGGCAGGCATGAAGTACGGTAGTGTGGTCACGTCCACCAAACGCGTCGCCAATTTCCGGCAGACTGTGGTTGGTGAGCTCCTTTGCCAGCGCCATAGCCATCTGACGCGGGCGCGCTACCGAGCGAGATCGACGCTTGGAAAGCAGATCCGCGATTTTAATTTTGTAATACTCCGCCACCGTCTTCTGGATATTGTCGATGGTGACCAGTTTTTCCTGCAACGCCAGCAGATCGCGCAGCGCTTCACGCACAAAGTCGATAGTGATAGCGCGTCCGGTAAAGTTAGCGTTAGCGATCACGCGGTTCAGCGCCCCTTCCAGCTCACGCACGTTAGAGCGTAGTCGCTTGGCAATAAAGAACGCCACCTCGCCAGGCAAACGAATATCATTTTCGTCCGCTTTTTTCATCAGGATCGCCACGCGGGTTTCCAGCTCAGGCGGTTCGATCGCCACCGTCAACCCCCAACCGAAGCGGGATTTCAGACGATCTTCGACGCCATTGATCTCTTTTGGATAACGATCCGACGTCAAAATGATCTGCTGATTACCTTCTAACAGGGCGTTAAAGGTGTGGAAAAACTCTTCCTGGGATCGTTCTTTATTGGCGAAGAATTGAATGTCATCGATAAGCAGTGCGTCAA comes from the Citrobacter koseri ATCC BAA-895 genome and includes:
- the dnaA gene encoding chromosomal replication initiator protein DnaA is translated as MSLSLWQQCLARLQDELPATEFSMWIRPLQAELSDNTLALYAPNRFVLDWVRDKYLNNINGLLNNFCGADAPQLRFEVGTKPVTQTLKTPVNNVVAPAQVAQAQPQRAVPAAARPGWDNVPAPAEPTYRSNVNVKHTFDNFVEGKSNQLARAAARQVADNPGGAYNPLFLYGGTGLGKTHLLHAVGNGIMARKPNAKVVYMHSERFVQDMVKALQNNAIEEFKRYYRSVDALLIDDIQFFANKERSQEEFFHTFNALLEGNQQIILTSDRYPKEINGVEDRLKSRFGWGLTVAIEPPELETRVAILMKKADENDIRLPGEVAFFIAKRLRSNVRELEGALNRVIANANFTGRAITIDFVREALRDLLALQEKLVTIDNIQKTVAEYYKIKIADLLSKRRSRSVARPRQMAMALAKELTNHSLPEIGDAFGGRDHTTVLHACRKIEQLREESHDIKEDFSNLIRTLSS